From Candidatus Manganitrophus morganii, the proteins below share one genomic window:
- a CDS encoding dienelactone hydrolase family protein has product MVFKDRAAAGRRLAESLQEFRNENPIVLALPRGGVPVGYEVARALNAPLDVMIARKLGAPGQPELGIGAIAPGGVRVLNEEAIDMLGIREAEIEAIAAEEERELARRLRRFRGDRPPPALRGRTVILVDDGLATGVTAKAAIGAIRKEDPRRIIFAVPVCASDTARSLSEEVDALICLEAPPSFGAVGLWYQNFEQTSDEEVLEWLERGREETAEVEGREAPATGSNSPAGGPNPDDPRSVTVTAGRIRLQGDLRIPAGARGIVLFAHGSGSSRFSPRNRFVADVLHRAGLATFLLDLLTAKEESIDRVTAALRFNIGLLAERLVEATDWVARQPETGLFRVGYFGSSTGAAAALIAAARRPDRVGAIVSRGGRPDLAGPALSEVRAPTLLIVGGEDRQVIELNEGAMARMRAPAELKIIPGATHLFEEPGALEQVARMASDWFVRHLDAAGQTKAA; this is encoded by the coding sequence ATGGTGTTCAAAGACAGAGCGGCCGCCGGCCGCCGACTGGCCGAGTCTCTTCAAGAATTCCGAAATGAAAATCCGATTGTTCTGGCGCTTCCGCGGGGAGGGGTTCCTGTCGGATACGAAGTGGCGCGCGCCCTGAATGCCCCGCTCGACGTCATGATCGCGCGCAAGCTCGGCGCGCCCGGCCAGCCGGAGCTGGGGATCGGCGCGATTGCGCCGGGCGGGGTGCGGGTTCTCAACGAAGAGGCGATCGACATGCTCGGCATTCGTGAGGCGGAGATCGAAGCGATCGCCGCCGAAGAGGAGCGGGAGTTGGCGCGCCGTCTGCGCCGCTTTCGAGGAGACCGTCCCCCGCCCGCGCTCCGGGGGCGGACCGTCATTCTGGTGGATGACGGCCTGGCGACCGGGGTGACGGCAAAGGCGGCGATCGGGGCGATCCGGAAGGAGGACCCGCGGCGAATCATCTTTGCCGTCCCGGTCTGTGCATCCGATACCGCCCGGTCGCTCTCGGAGGAAGTCGACGCGCTCATCTGCCTCGAAGCCCCCCCTTCTTTCGGCGCCGTCGGCCTCTGGTACCAGAACTTCGAGCAGACTTCGGATGAAGAAGTCTTGGAATGGTTGGAGCGGGGGCGGGAGGAGACGGCGGAAGTGGAGGGAAGAGAGGCGCCGGCGACGGGATCGAATTCGCCGGCCGGAGGGCCGAATCCGGATGACCCCCGTTCCGTGACCGTCACTGCCGGACGCATCCGGCTTCAGGGAGATCTCCGAATCCCGGCGGGGGCGCGGGGGATTGTTCTCTTCGCGCACGGAAGCGGCAGCAGCCGCTTCAGCCCCCGAAACCGGTTCGTCGCCGACGTGCTCCATCGCGCGGGTCTCGCGACCTTCTTGCTCGACCTGCTCACCGCCAAGGAGGAGTCGATCGATCGGGTGACGGCGGCGTTACGATTCAACATCGGCCTCCTTGCGGAGCGGCTCGTCGAGGCGACCGATTGGGTCGCCCGACAGCCCGAGACCGGTTTGTTTCGGGTCGGCTATTTCGGCTCCAGCACCGGGGCCGCGGCGGCGTTGATCGCCGCCGCCCGACGGCCCGACCGGGTCGGCGCGATCGTCTCCCGCGGCGGGCGTCCCGACCTCGCCGGGCCGGCGCTTTCGGAGGTCCGGGCGCCGACCTTGCTGATCGTGGGGGGAGAAGATCGTCAGGTGATCGAGCTCAACGAAGGGGCGATGGCGCGGATGCGGGCCCCTGCGGAGTTGAAAATAATTCCCGGCGCGACACACCTTTTCGAGGAGCCCGGCGCGTTGGAGCAGGTGGCGCGGATGGCATCGGATTGGTTTGTTCGACATCTGGACGCCGCCGGGCAGACCAAGGCGGCATAG
- a CDS encoding response regulator transcription factor, which yields MPQKILVVDDEADLSKLVAHHLQKEGFEPLCVANGAEALKIIAKQPVALVILDVMMPGEDGLQVCRKLRAKEETASIPILFLTAKDEESDKIVGLELGADDYVTKPFSPKELMARVKALLRRTERKESASSYAYRELVLDVTRHEVRLSEKKIPLTAKEFSLLEHLLKSRGIVLTRDHLLNTVWGYDYFGTTRTVDVHIRRLREKIPLLEEAIETVPSLGYKLTDEE from the coding sequence ATGCCGCAGAAAATCCTAGTGGTGGATGATGAAGCCGATTTGAGCAAACTGGTGGCGCATCATCTGCAGAAAGAAGGATTCGAGCCGCTGTGTGTCGCGAACGGCGCCGAGGCGCTGAAGATCATCGCCAAACAGCCGGTGGCGCTGGTGATCCTCGATGTGATGATGCCGGGAGAAGACGGCCTGCAAGTCTGCCGGAAGCTTCGCGCCAAGGAGGAGACCGCCTCGATTCCGATCCTCTTCCTCACCGCCAAAGATGAGGAGAGTGACAAGATCGTGGGGCTGGAGCTCGGAGCCGACGATTATGTCACCAAGCCCTTTTCCCCCAAAGAGCTGATGGCGCGGGTGAAAGCGCTGCTCCGGAGAACCGAGCGCAAGGAGAGCGCCTCAAGCTACGCGTATCGGGAGCTGGTATTGGATGTCACCCGCCATGAGGTGAGGCTCTCGGAAAAGAAGATTCCCCTTACGGCGAAGGAATTCTCCCTCCTCGAGCATCTTCTCAAGAGCAGAGGGATCGTCCTCACGCGCGATCATCTGCTCAACACCGTCTGGGGGTATGACTATTTCGGGACCACCCGCACGGTCGATGTGCACATCCGCAGGCTGCGGGAGAAGATCCCGCTGCTCGAAGAGGCCATTGAGACCGTCCCCTCTCTAGGGTATAAACTCACCGATGAAGAATAA
- the phoR gene encoding phosphate regulon sensor histidine kinase PhoR gives MKNNTPIQKDSRALRFGIISRPLPIQWKWIAAILFPTILVLLLIGGLIFKTAQIRHFLFIAFGIALFGTVFLSYLLSKRLVVPLLQMTEAAQKIARGNFRHRVRIRSGDEMEALADALNRMAEDLQRQIQDLSDDRAKTLAILSGMAEGVLVLDDKGRIVLTNTSFERMFGLSGDPWIGRYHYERLRHHPLNALIKEVIQTGKPLSQEVRLETAHRPHLQVQASVTEQTPRSVVLVFHDITEIKHLERMRKDFVANVSHELRTPLAAIKGYLETLADGGLENREEAREFLAILQKNTDRMANIVRDLLQLSRIESGLDPIRPARIDLREAVDKNLLLLKPLAEKKGQTLAVSIEPGLSLSADPEKLNQVFINLLDNAIKYTPEKGTIAVTASGTGEGVAIEIRDSGIGIPREDLGRIFERFYRVDRTRSRELGGTGLGLSIVKHIIEAHGGKITVESEVGKGSRFILFLPNQTPAGAIGAGL, from the coding sequence ATGAAGAATAACACACCCATCCAGAAAGATTCCCGAGCACTCCGATTCGGCATTATCTCGCGCCCGCTCCCGATTCAATGGAAGTGGATCGCGGCCATTCTCTTTCCCACCATTCTTGTCCTCCTTCTCATCGGCGGCCTGATTTTCAAAACGGCTCAAATACGGCACTTTCTCTTCATCGCCTTCGGGATTGCGCTCTTCGGGACGGTCTTCCTGAGCTATCTTCTCTCAAAGCGCCTCGTGGTTCCACTTTTACAAATGACCGAAGCCGCCCAGAAGATCGCCCGCGGGAATTTTCGCCATCGCGTTCGGATCCGATCGGGCGACGAAATGGAAGCGCTCGCCGACGCGCTGAACCGGATGGCGGAGGACCTCCAAAGGCAAATTCAAGATCTCTCCGATGACCGCGCCAAAACCCTGGCCATCCTCTCCGGCATGGCGGAGGGGGTTCTCGTTTTGGACGATAAAGGAAGGATCGTGCTGACCAACACCTCCTTCGAGAGAATGTTCGGTCTCTCAGGCGATCCGTGGATCGGCCGGTATCACTATGAACGCCTGCGCCATCATCCCCTCAACGCTCTCATCAAGGAAGTCATCCAGACCGGCAAACCCCTCTCGCAGGAAGTCCGGCTCGAAACGGCTCACCGGCCCCATCTACAGGTTCAAGCCTCCGTGACGGAGCAGACGCCCCGGTCGGTCGTTCTCGTCTTTCACGATATCACCGAGATCAAGCACCTGGAGCGGATGCGGAAGGATTTCGTCGCCAACGTCTCGCACGAGCTGCGCACCCCGCTGGCGGCGATCAAAGGCTATCTGGAAACCCTGGCCGACGGCGGGTTGGAAAATCGGGAGGAAGCGAGGGAATTCCTCGCCATCCTCCAGAAGAATACCGACCGGATGGCCAATATCGTCCGCGATCTGCTCCAGCTCTCCCGGATCGAATCGGGACTCGATCCGATCCGGCCGGCCCGGATCGATCTTCGCGAGGCGGTCGATAAAAATCTTTTGCTGCTCAAGCCGCTTGCGGAGAAGAAAGGGCAGACGCTCGCCGTCTCTATCGAACCGGGGCTCTCGCTTTCGGCCGATCCCGAAAAATTAAACCAGGTCTTCATCAACCTGTTGGACAATGCGATCAAATATACGCCGGAGAAGGGGACGATTGCCGTGACCGCTTCCGGGACCGGCGAGGGGGTCGCGATTGAGATCCGGGACAGCGGGATCGGCATCCCGCGGGAAGATCTCGGCCGGATCTTCGAGCGCTTCTATCGGGTCGATCGAACCCGCTCGCGGGAGCTCGGCGGGACCGGTCTGGGATTGTCGATCGTGAAACATATCATAGAAGCCCACGGCGGGAAAATCACGGTCGAAAGTGAAGTCGGAAAGGGGTCGCGGTTCATCTTGTTCCTCCCAAACCAGACCCCGGCCGGCGCGATCGGGGCCGGTCTCTAA
- a CDS encoding TolC family protein translates to MNRKTALFWGMLVFGLVGCAASRPDRTFPAPRPLGSDLPTFSAHTESTTGPEPSAIEDEEPADTLTLRQALALALMKNPELSAFSSEIRAREAAALQAGRLPNPHLGADMEDIGVGTETTLRLSQLIETGGKRAARIEVASLNRDLAGWDYETKRIDVLTRVSQTFIEVLSAQQNITLAEERGRLAEEVARVVSEKVRAGKVSPIEETRANVGLSSAKIELERAGRSLDLSRKRLAAAWGSTIPRFEKVAGNLGSLPAIPPVEQLTQRLSQNPDLARWATEISQRRAVIDLERSRTLPDMTLSGGVRRFDEIEETAFVVGVTIPLPIFDRNQGAIQEAQHRLQRAKQERRAAEVRVATALSEAYGALSRAHSEAQALRDHLLPGAESAFEAVNEGYRLGKFGLLDVLDAQRTFFSARAQHLRALADYHQAAAEVERLIGEPLDSVENRPLQKETGQNNGVIK, encoded by the coding sequence ATGAACCGAAAGACGGCCCTCTTTTGGGGGATGCTGGTGTTCGGACTGGTCGGGTGCGCCGCTTCCCGTCCGGATCGGACCTTTCCGGCGCCTCGTCCCCTTGGAAGCGACCTTCCCACATTCAGCGCCCACACCGAGTCGACGACGGGACCGGAACCATCGGCCATTGAGGATGAGGAACCGGCCGATACGTTGACCCTGCGGCAGGCCCTCGCGCTGGCCCTGATGAAAAATCCGGAGCTGTCGGCCTTCTCCTCGGAGATCCGCGCGCGGGAGGCGGCCGCCCTTCAGGCGGGGCGGCTCCCCAATCCACATCTCGGGGCCGATATGGAAGACATCGGCGTTGGAACCGAAACAACCCTCCGACTCAGCCAGCTGATTGAAACGGGTGGAAAACGCGCTGCAAGAATCGAGGTGGCCTCCCTGAATCGCGACCTGGCGGGGTGGGATTATGAAACCAAACGGATCGATGTTTTGACGCGGGTGTCCCAGACCTTTATCGAAGTGTTGAGCGCCCAGCAAAACATCACCCTCGCCGAAGAGCGCGGGCGCCTTGCGGAAGAGGTAGCGCGGGTGGTTTCGGAAAAGGTGCGCGCGGGGAAGGTCTCCCCGATTGAAGAGACCCGGGCGAATGTCGGGCTTTCTTCCGCCAAAATCGAGCTGGAGCGGGCCGGACGAAGTCTGGATCTCTCACGTAAGCGCCTGGCCGCCGCCTGGGGAAGCACGATCCCTCGATTTGAAAAGGTGGCGGGGAACCTCGGTTCTCTCCCTGCGATTCCTCCGGTGGAGCAACTGACTCAACGCCTCTCCCAAAACCCGGACCTCGCCCGTTGGGCGACGGAAATTTCTCAGCGTCGGGCGGTCATCGATCTGGAAAGGTCCCGAACGCTTCCGGACATGACCCTCAGCGGCGGCGTTCGGCGATTCGACGAAATAGAGGAGACCGCGTTTGTCGTCGGTGTAACGATCCCGCTGCCGATCTTCGATCGAAATCAAGGCGCCATTCAGGAAGCGCAACATCGACTGCAGCGGGCGAAGCAGGAGCGCCGGGCCGCCGAAGTCCGTGTCGCCACCGCATTGAGCGAAGCCTACGGGGCCCTCTCTCGTGCGCACAGCGAGGCGCAGGCCCTTCGGGATCATCTGCTTCCCGGCGCAGAGAGCGCCTTCGAGGCGGTGAACGAAGGATATCGGCTCGGCAAGTTCGGCCTGCTGGATGTGCTCGATGCGCAGCGGACCTTCTTCAGCGCCCGCGCGCAACATCTGCGCGCGCTGGCCGACTATCACCAGGCTGCGGCCGAAGTCGAACGGTTGATCGGGGAGCCGCTGGATAGCGTCGAAAACAGACCCCTTCAAAAAGAGACCGGTCAAAACAACGGAGTCATCAAATGA
- a CDS encoding efflux RND transporter periplasmic adaptor subunit, with the protein MKVKNIIAVGIILLVGIVLGLTIVRTEKKSQGSESHEEEKGDPDEGMKGPHGGRLLLDGDFQIELTLYERGVPPQFRAYAYEKGKQIDPSEVHLTAALHRLGGRVEEIGFQKEGNFLRGDKTIEEPHSFDVKVAAEYHGRTHRWEYSQVEGRVEMAPETAKAAGIEIGTAGPVRMKTILELPGEIGLNQNKVAHVVPRLSGVVTEVRKNLGENVKKGEVIATLDSRELAEAKTEYIESVHRLEFAQAAFVREESLWKKKISPEQDYLASRHALEEAEIARQSSEQKLLALGLSHADLTSLAIEPEGAVVEREVRAPFVSKALTRYEVKSPLDGMIIEKRISTGEAVKGDAELFVIADLSIVWGEMTIYPKDLRAVRVGQKVTVRSKEIGLAADGKISFLGPLVGEETRTAKAHVDIPNPNGLWRPGLFVMVELVQEEAPVPVAVSSEAIQTFRDGNVVFIQYGDQFEARPLELGRSDGNWVEVISGLSPGEKYAAKNSFVLKAELGKTGASHDH; encoded by the coding sequence ATGAAAGTGAAAAACATCATCGCCGTCGGCATCATTCTCCTGGTGGGAATCGTCCTGGGGTTGACGATCGTGCGAACGGAGAAAAAGTCACAGGGGAGCGAATCCCATGAAGAGGAAAAGGGGGATCCCGATGAGGGGATGAAAGGGCCTCACGGAGGGAGGCTTTTGTTGGACGGCGATTTTCAGATCGAGCTGACCCTCTATGAGCGCGGTGTGCCGCCGCAATTTCGGGCCTATGCCTATGAAAAGGGAAAGCAGATCGATCCGAGCGAAGTCCATCTGACGGCGGCGCTGCACCGGCTCGGGGGACGGGTGGAGGAGATCGGCTTCCAAAAGGAGGGGAACTTCCTTCGCGGCGATAAAACCATCGAAGAGCCGCACTCGTTCGATGTAAAGGTCGCCGCGGAGTACCACGGCCGGACCCATCGCTGGGAATATTCCCAGGTCGAAGGGCGGGTGGAGATGGCCCCGGAGACCGCGAAGGCCGCCGGAATCGAAATCGGGACCGCCGGCCCGGTCCGGATGAAGACGATTCTCGAACTTCCCGGTGAGATCGGGCTCAACCAAAACAAGGTGGCTCATGTTGTTCCACGGCTCTCCGGGGTTGTCACGGAGGTCCGTAAAAACCTGGGAGAGAACGTCAAGAAGGGGGAGGTCATCGCAACACTCGACAGCCGGGAATTGGCGGAGGCAAAAACGGAGTATATCGAATCGGTGCACCGCTTGGAATTTGCGCAGGCCGCTTTTGTGCGGGAGGAAAGTCTCTGGAAAAAGAAAATCTCGCCCGAACAGGATTATCTCGCCAGCCGTCACGCCCTGGAAGAGGCCGAAATCGCCAGGCAATCCTCGGAGCAGAAACTGTTGGCCTTGGGACTTTCGCATGCGGACCTCACGTCATTGGCGATTGAGCCGGAAGGAGCGGTGGTGGAGCGGGAGGTCCGGGCCCCCTTCGTTTCGAAAGCGCTGACACGCTATGAAGTCAAATCGCCGCTCGACGGGATGATCATCGAAAAACGAATTTCAACCGGTGAGGCCGTGAAAGGGGATGCCGAACTCTTCGTCATCGCCGATCTCTCGATCGTTTGGGGAGAGATGACGATCTATCCGAAGGATCTGCGCGCCGTCCGGGTAGGCCAAAAGGTGACGGTGCGATCAAAAGAAATAGGACTGGCGGCGGATGGAAAAATTTCATTTCTTGGCCCCCTGGTCGGAGAAGAGACCCGAACGGCGAAGGCCCATGTCGATATCCCGAATCCGAACGGACTCTGGCGGCCCGGACTTTTCGTGATGGTCGAGCTGGTTCAAGAAGAGGCGCCTGTTCCGGTTGCGGTCTCATCCGAGGCAATCCAGACCTTTCGGGACGGGAACGTTGTCTTCATACAGTATGGCGATCAGTTCGAAGCGCGGCCTCTGGAACTGGGGCGAAGCGACGGGAATTGGGTGGAAGTGATCTCGGGCCTCTCTCCGGGGGAGAAATATGCCGCGAAGAACAGCTTTGTCCTGAAGGCCGAGCTCGGTAAGACGGGGGCGTCCCACGATCATTAA
- a CDS encoding CusA/CzcA family heavy metal efflux RND transporter → MLEGILKFSIRRRWAVLTATLAVAALGVYHYQQLPIDAVPDITNVQVQINTEAPGFSPLEAEQRITFPVETVMAGLPHLKETRSLSRYGLSQVTVIFEDGTDIYFARQLVNERIQEAKGKLPPGIEPAMGPIATGLGEIYMWTVEAEEGAKKPDGGAYTPTDLRTIQDWVVKPQLRNVKGVTEVNTIGGYEKQFHVTPHPEKLIAYGLTFQDILEALARNNNNIGAGYIEHRGEQYLIRAPGQVADPEEIGQIAVGNHHGVSVYIKDVAEVLLGKELRTGAATENGNEVVLGTVFMLMGENSRVVSRKVADQLVEINRTLPEGVVAKTVYDRTTLVDATIETVQKNLMEGALLVIATLFLFLGNIKAALITALVIPLSMLFTITGMVQNKVSANLMSLGALDFGLIVDGAVIIVENCIRRLAEEQHRAGRLLTRAERFETVFDASKEVRRATMFGELIIMIVYLPILTLSGVEGKMFIPMAFTVIAALLGAMILSVTFVPAAVALLLSGPISEKEIFLVRWAKKMYIPLLNHALANRVPVVVAATVLVILSGLLVTRMGSEFIPSLDEGDIAMHALRIPGTSLTQAIEMQHLLENRIKAFPEVETVFAKLGTAEIATDPMPPSVADNFVMLKPRSEWPDPKRPKADLVHAIEAAVRKIPGNNYEFTQPIQMRFNELIAGVRSDVAVKVFGDDMDVLFETGEKISEVMEKIPGASDVKVEQVTGLPVLTIQINRKEIARYGLNVSDVQEAIEIAVGGKSAGQIFEGDRRFELIVRLPEEIRGNLQAIKRIPIPLPPAEPNTRAVRAESRTHFLPLAAVAEFNIAPGPNQISRENGKRRVVVTANVRGRDIGSFVEEAERTLKERVKIPAGYWTTWGGQFEQMISAANRLKRVVPVALLLVFLLLLVTFGNLKDSLLVFTGVPLALTGGIGALWLRGIPLSISAGVGFIALSGVAVLNGLVMITFINKLRSEGEALDEAIFHGAITRLRPVLMTALVASLGFVPMALAIGRGAEVQRPLATVVIGGILSSTALTLLVLPVLYRIFHAKETAEEAADKTKGTGGTEVPERV, encoded by the coding sequence ATGCTTGAAGGAATCTTAAAATTTTCCATCCGCCGGCGGTGGGCCGTTCTGACAGCCACCCTGGCCGTCGCCGCCCTCGGCGTCTATCATTATCAGCAGCTCCCGATCGACGCCGTCCCCGACATCACCAACGTCCAGGTTCAGATCAACACCGAGGCCCCCGGCTTCTCCCCGCTGGAAGCCGAGCAGCGGATCACCTTCCCGGTCGAAACGGTCATGGCGGGGCTCCCCCATCTGAAAGAGACCCGCTCCCTCTCCCGATATGGACTCTCCCAGGTGACCGTTATTTTCGAAGACGGCACCGACATCTATTTCGCCCGGCAACTGGTGAACGAGCGGATTCAGGAAGCGAAGGGAAAGTTGCCTCCGGGAATCGAACCGGCGATGGGGCCGATCGCCACCGGCCTCGGCGAGATTTACATGTGGACCGTCGAAGCGGAGGAAGGGGCAAAAAAACCCGACGGCGGCGCCTATACGCCGACCGACTTGAGAACGATCCAGGACTGGGTCGTCAAACCGCAGCTCCGGAACGTGAAGGGGGTGACCGAGGTCAACACCATCGGCGGCTATGAGAAGCAGTTTCATGTCACCCCCCATCCGGAAAAACTGATCGCCTACGGACTCACCTTCCAGGACATTCTGGAGGCGCTCGCCCGGAACAACAACAATATCGGCGCAGGCTATATCGAGCACCGGGGAGAGCAATACCTGATTCGGGCCCCCGGGCAGGTGGCCGACCCGGAAGAGATCGGGCAGATCGCGGTGGGAAATCATCACGGCGTTTCGGTTTACATCAAAGATGTGGCGGAAGTTCTCCTGGGGAAAGAGCTGCGGACCGGCGCGGCCACGGAAAACGGCAATGAAGTTGTTCTCGGCACCGTCTTCATGTTGATGGGAGAGAACAGCCGCGTGGTTTCCCGAAAAGTCGCCGATCAACTGGTCGAGATCAACCGGACCCTTCCGGAGGGGGTCGTCGCGAAGACAGTTTATGATCGAACCACGCTCGTCGATGCAACGATTGAAACGGTTCAGAAGAACCTGATGGAAGGGGCCCTTCTGGTCATTGCGACCCTCTTTCTTTTTCTCGGAAACATCAAAGCCGCCCTGATTACCGCGCTGGTCATTCCCCTGTCGATGCTCTTCACCATCACCGGGATGGTTCAAAACAAAGTCAGCGCAAACTTGATGAGCCTCGGCGCGCTCGATTTCGGGCTGATCGTCGACGGCGCCGTGATCATCGTCGAGAACTGCATCCGCAGACTGGCTGAAGAACAACATCGCGCAGGAAGGCTTCTCACCCGCGCCGAACGCTTCGAAACGGTTTTCGACGCCTCGAAAGAGGTCCGGCGGGCGACGATGTTCGGGGAGCTGATCATCATGATCGTCTACCTCCCGATCCTGACACTGAGCGGTGTCGAAGGAAAGATGTTCATCCCGATGGCGTTCACCGTCATCGCCGCGCTGCTCGGCGCAATGATCCTCTCTGTGACGTTTGTTCCCGCGGCGGTGGCGCTCCTTCTTTCCGGACCGATCTCCGAGAAAGAGATTTTTCTCGTCCGATGGGCCAAGAAAATGTATATCCCCTTGCTGAATCACGCCCTCGCGAACAGGGTTCCGGTGGTCGTCGCGGCCACGGTTCTCGTGATCTTGAGCGGGCTGCTCGTCACCCGGATGGGAAGCGAGTTCATTCCAAGCCTCGACGAGGGGGACATCGCCATGCACGCCCTTCGTATTCCGGGGACCAGCCTCACCCAGGCGATTGAAATGCAGCACCTGCTGGAAAACAGGATCAAAGCATTTCCGGAGGTGGAGACGGTCTTTGCCAAGCTTGGAACGGCGGAGATCGCCACCGACCCGATGCCCCCCAGCGTCGCCGACAATTTCGTGATGCTCAAGCCGAGATCGGAGTGGCCCGACCCCAAGCGCCCCAAAGCCGACTTGGTTCATGCGATTGAAGCAGCGGTCCGGAAAATTCCCGGAAACAACTATGAGTTTACCCAGCCGATCCAGATGCGCTTCAACGAGCTGATCGCCGGGGTGAGAAGCGACGTGGCGGTCAAGGTCTTCGGCGACGACATGGACGTTCTCTTTGAGACCGGCGAAAAAATCTCGGAGGTGATGGAGAAGATTCCCGGCGCGTCGGATGTGAAAGTGGAGCAGGTGACCGGCCTTCCGGTGCTGACGATTCAAATCAACCGGAAAGAGATCGCGCGATACGGCCTCAACGTCTCCGATGTTCAGGAAGCGATCGAAATCGCCGTCGGGGGAAAAAGCGCGGGCCAGATTTTTGAGGGGGATCGGCGGTTCGAATTAATTGTGCGCCTCCCCGAGGAGATTCGAGGCAACCTTCAAGCGATCAAGCGCATCCCGATTCCCCTTCCCCCGGCTGAACCAAACACCCGGGCCGTTCGGGCCGAGTCGCGGACCCATTTTCTCCCCCTTGCCGCCGTCGCCGAATTCAACATCGCCCCCGGACCCAATCAGATCAGCCGGGAGAACGGCAAGCGGCGGGTCGTTGTGACGGCGAATGTCCGGGGCCGGGATATCGGATCGTTTGTAGAAGAGGCGGAGCGGACCCTCAAAGAGCGGGTCAAGATTCCGGCGGGTTACTGGACCACTTGGGGCGGACAATTCGAGCAGATGATCTCCGCCGCCAACCGGCTGAAGAGGGTCGTTCCAGTCGCGCTCCTTCTGGTTTTTCTCCTTCTGCTCGTCACCTTCGGAAATCTGAAAGACTCCCTCCTGGTCTTCACCGGCGTCCCGCTGGCTCTGACCGGCGGAATCGGGGCCCTCTGGTTAAGAGGGATCCCGCTGTCGATCTCGGCGGGGGTCGGATTTATCGCCCTTTCCGGCGTCGCGGTTCTCAATGGGCTGGTGATGATTACGTTCATCAATAAGCTCCGCTCCGAGGGGGAAGCGTTAGATGAAGCGATCTTTCACGGCGCGATCACACGGCTCCGGCCGGTCTTGATGACCGCTCTGGTCGCGTCGTTGGGATTCGTTCCGATGGCGCTGGCGATCGGACGGGGGGCGGAGGTCCAACGTCCGCTGGCAACCGTTGTCATCGGGGGAATTCTCTCCTCCACCGCGCTGACGCTGCTGGTCCTTCCGGTGCTTTATCGGATCTTTCATGCAAAGGAAACGGCGGAAGAGGCCGCAGATAAAACGAAGGGGACTGGCGGGACCGAAGTGCCCGAGCGGGTGTAA
- a CDS encoding undecaprenyl-diphosphate phosphatase, with product MIDLLNAVILGIVEGVTEFLPVSSTGHLIIAGHLLGFVGDKASTFEVFIQLGAILAVVVLYKERFFHLFDFSRTRGFAGFNGMLLLGLTTVPALIFGFLAHGFIKEHLFNTTTVAIGLGIGGVAILLAERFLPKADKHGLDSLRPKDALLIGLFQCLALWPGVSRAGATILGGMIIGTERKAAAEYSFLAAVPVMFAATGYDLLKSRSFLEAADIPFFALGFVVSFIAAWLSVKTFIQLLSRYTLSPFGWYRIGAAILLLLILG from the coding sequence ATGATAGATCTGCTCAACGCGGTCATTCTCGGCATCGTGGAGGGGGTGACCGAATTTCTACCGGTCTCTTCGACCGGTCATCTGATCATCGCCGGACACCTCCTCGGCTTCGTGGGAGACAAAGCCTCGACATTTGAAGTCTTCATCCAACTCGGCGCGATCCTCGCCGTCGTCGTCCTCTACAAAGAACGCTTCTTCCACCTCTTCGATTTCTCCCGGACCCGCGGCTTCGCCGGATTCAACGGGATGCTCCTTCTGGGGCTGACGACCGTTCCGGCGTTGATCTTCGGCTTCCTCGCCCATGGCTTTATCAAAGAACATCTCTTCAACACCACCACGGTGGCGATCGGGCTGGGAATCGGCGGCGTTGCGATTCTCCTCGCGGAGCGCTTTCTCCCGAAGGCGGATAAACACGGCCTCGATTCTCTTCGGCCCAAAGACGCGCTGCTGATCGGCCTCTTCCAGTGCCTCGCCCTCTGGCCCGGCGTCTCCCGCGCCGGCGCGACGATCCTGGGAGGAATGATCATCGGGACCGAACGAAAAGCGGCGGCCGAATATTCCTTCCTCGCCGCCGTCCCGGTGATGTTCGCCGCCACCGGCTACGACCTTCTCAAAAGCCGCTCCTTCCTTGAGGCCGCCGATATTCCCTTTTTTGCCCTGGGTTTCGTCGTCTCCTTCATCGCCGCTTGGCTCTCCGTAAAAACCTTTATTCAGCTCCTCTCCCGTTACACCCTGAGCCCCTTCGGGTGGTATCGCATTGGGGCGGCGATTTTGTTATTGCTGATTTTGGGGTGA